From one Triticum urartu cultivar G1812 chromosome 3, Tu2.1, whole genome shotgun sequence genomic stretch:
- the LOC125544239 gene encoding elongation factor 2-like produces the protein MVKFTVEGLRIIMDKQNNIRNMSVIAHVDHGKSTLTDSLVAAAGIIAQEVAGDVRMTDTRADEAERGITIKSTGISLFYEMTDESLRSYKGERDGNEYLINLIDSPGHVDFSSEVTAALRITDGALVVVDCIEGVCVQTETVLRQALGERIRPVLTVNKMDRCFLELQVDGEEAYQTFSRVIENANVIMATYEDAKLGDVQVYPEKGTVAFSAGLHGWAFTLTNFAKMYASKFGVDETKMMERLWGENFFDTATKKWTNKNTGSPTCKRGFVQFCYDPIKQIINTCMNDQKDKLWPMLQKLGVTMKADEKELMGKPLMKRVMQTWLPASTALLEMMIFHLPSPSKAQKYRVENLYEGPLDDVYATAIRNCDPEGPLMLYVSKMIPASDKGRFFAFGRVFSGRIATGMKVRIMGPNYVPGQKKDLYVKSVQRTVIWMGKKQESVDDVPCGNTVAMVGLDQFITKNATLTNEKEVDACPIRAMKFSVSPVVRVAVQCKVASDLPKLVEGLKRLAKSDPMVVCSMEESGEHIIAGAGELHLEICLKDLQEDFMGGAEIIVSPPVVSFRETVLEKSCRTVMSKSPNKHNRLYMEARPMEEGLAEAIDDGRIGPRDDPKVRSKVFSEEFGWDKDLAKKIWCFGPETTGPNMVVDMCKGVQYLNEIKDSVVAGFQWASKEGALAEENMRGICFEVCDVVLHTDAIHRGGGQVIPTARRVIYASQLTAKPRLLEPVYLVEIQAPENALGGIYGVLNQKRGHVFEEMQRPGTPLYNIKAYLPVIESFGFSGTLRAATSGQAFPQCVFDHWDMMSADPLEAGSQAAQLVLDIRKRKGLKEQMTPLSEFEDKL, from the exons ATGGTGAAATTCACAGTAGAAGGACTCCGCATCATCATGGACAAGCAAAATAATATTCGCAACATGTCTGTTATTGCTCATGTGGACCATG GCAAGTCTACGCTTACTGATTCTCTAGTGGCAGCTGCTGGGATTATTGCACAAGAAGTTGCAGGTGACGTCCGCATGACTGATACTCGTGCAGATGAAGCAGAACGTGGTATCACAATCAAATCCACGGGTATATCTCTTTTCTATGAGATGACTGATGAATCACTCAGGTCTTATAAGGGCGAGAGAGATGGGAATGAATACCTGATCAACCTTATAGATTCGCCTGGGCACGTTGATTTCTCTTCAGAAGTCACAGCTGCTCTTCGTATTACTGATGGTGCCTTGGTGGTGGTTGACTGTATTGAGGGTGTCTGTGTGCAAACTGAAACTGTGCTTCGCCAAGCCCTTGGTGAGAGGATTAGGCCTGTCCTTACTGTGAACAAGATGGACAGATGCTTCCTTGAGCTTCAGGTTGATGGTGAGGAAGCTTACCAGACTTTCTCCCGTGTCATTGAGAACGCCAATGTCATTATGGCAACATATGAAGATGCAAAACTTGGTGATGTCCAAGTCTACCCAGAGAAGGGAACTGTTGCTTTCTCTGCTGGTTTACATGGATGGGCATTTACTCTCACCAACTTTGCTAAGATGTATGCCTCCAAGTTTGGAGTTGATGAAACTAAAATGATGGAGAGGCTTTGGGGTGAGAACTTCTTTGACACAGCCACGAAAAAGTGGACCAACAAGAACACGGGCTCTCCTACTTGCAAGAGAGGTTTTGTTCAGTTCTGCTATGATCCAATCAAGCAAATAATCAACACCTGCATGAATGACCAGAAGGATAAATTGTGGCCTATGTTACAGAAGCTTGGTGTGACCATGAAGGCTGATGAGAAGGAGCTAATGGGCAAGCCTTTAATGAAGCGTGTTATGCAGACTTGGCTGCCAGCAAGTACAGCTCTACTTGAGATGATGATATTCCACCTTCCTTCTCCTTCCAAAGCACAGAAGTATCGTGTAGAGAACTTGTATGAGGGGCCCCTTGACGATGTCTATGCAACTGCTATAAGAAACTGTGACCCAGAAGGTCCTCTTATGCTCTATGTTTCCAAGATGATTCCAGCATCTGACAAGGGCAGATTCTTTGCGTTTGGCCGTGTCTTCTCTGGGAGAATTGCAACTGGCATGAAGGTCCGGATCATGGGCCCAAACTATGTTCCTGGCCAGAAGAAGGATCTGTACGTGAAGAGTGTCCAGCGTACAGTTATTTGGATGGGAAAGAAGCAAGAGTCTGTTGACGATGTTCCTTGTGGTAATACTGTTGCTATGGTTGGCTTGGATCAGTTCATCACAAAGAATGCTACCCTGACAAACGAAAAGGAGGTTGATGCATGCCCAATCAGAGCAATGAAATTTTCTGTATCCCCTGTTGTACGCGTTGCTGTGCAGTGCAAGGTTGCCTCTGATCTTCCCAAACTTGTCGAAGGCTTGAAGCGCCTGGCGAAGTCTGACCCTATGGTTGTGTGTTCCATGGAAGAGTCTGGCGAGCATATCATTGCTGGAGCTGGAGAGCTGCACCTTGAAATTTGTTTGAAGGATCTGCAGGAGGATTTCATGGGTGGTGCTGAGATTATTGTTTCCCCTCCTGTTGTCTCTTTCCGTGAGACCGTTCTTGAGAAGTCCTGCCGCACCGTGATGAGCAAGTCCCCGAACAAGCACAACCGTCTCTACATGGAAGCTCGTCCCATGGAGGAAGGGCTGGCCGAGGCCATTGACGATGGCCGCATCGGCCCACGTGATGATCCCAAGGTGCGCTCCAAGGTCTTCTCCGAGGAGTTTGGTTGGGACAAGGATCTTGCCAAGAAGATTTGGTGTTTTGGACCCGAGACCACTGGGCCGAACATGGTTGTTGATATGTGCAAGGGAGTGCAGTATCTGAATGAAATCAAGGACTCCGTTGTGGCTGGCTTCCAGTGGGCGTCGAAAGAAGGGGCATTGGCAGAGGAAAACATGCGTGGTATTTGCTTTGAGGTCTGTGACGTCGTTCTCCATACAGATGCTATTCACAGGGGTGGCGGTCAGGTCATCCCGACGGCTAGAAGGGTTATTTATGCTTCTCAGCTCACAGCTAAGCCAAGGTTACTTGAGCCTGTGTACCTAGTGGAGATCCAGGCACCTGAGAATGCACTTGGTGGTATCTATGGTGTTCTTAACCAGAAGAGAGGGCACGTGTTTGAGGAGATGCAGAGGCCTGGTACCCCACTTTACAACATCAAGGCGTACCTCCCTGTTATCGAGTCCTTTGGTTTCTCCGGCACACTTAGGGCTGCGACATCTGGTCAGGCCTTCCCGCAGTGTGTGTTTGATCACTGGGACATGATGTCTGCTGATCCTTTGGAGGCAGGATCACAGGCGGCGCAGCTGGTTTTGGATATCCGCAAGAGAAAAGGGTTGAAAGAACAGATGACCCCTCTCTCCGAATTTGAGGACAAGCTCTAA
- the LOC125548446 gene encoding uncharacterized protein LOC125548446: MEAEAFPIRFTKGIRSYWRRSKYQRVDGATAGRGTRHLVRLGDGGSSDGKAWGVRLGGMFRVRVKAPASAVAAAKAPKRVLGRIRDAYVDAMLGAAKKHSAATHTLPNGPTPEALWQKRVPVRRSRSQAQVRQKADELGQRLVLEMYKSVRASRDLAGMLEASRAR, translated from the coding sequence ATGGAAGCCGAGGCCTTCCCGATACGGTTCACCAAGGGCATACGGTCCTACTGGCGCCGGAGCAAGTACCAGCGCGTGGACGGCGCCACGGCGGGCCGGGGCACGCGCCACCTGGTGCGGCTCGGGGACGGCGGCAGCAGCGACGGCAAGGCGTGGGGCGTGCGGCTCGGCGGCATGTTCCGGGTGCGCGTCAAGGCGCCGGCCTCGGCCGTGGCCGCGGCGAAGGCCCCGAAGCGCGTGCTTGGCCGGATAAGGGACGCGTACGTGGACGCCATGCTCGGCGCGGCCAAGAAGCACTCGGCGGCGACGCACACGCTGCCGAACGGGCCGACCCCGGAGGCGCTGTGGCAGAAGCGGGTGCCCGTGCGCCGGTCGCGCAGCCAGGCGCAGGTGCGGCAGAAGGCGGACGAGCTGGGCCAGAGGCTCGTCCTCGAGATGTACAAGTCCGTGCGCGCGTCCAGGGACCTCGCGGGCATGCTCGAAGCTTCAAGGGCGCGATAG